The following are from one region of the Salvia hispanica cultivar TCC Black 2014 chromosome 1, UniMelb_Shisp_WGS_1.0, whole genome shotgun sequence genome:
- the LOC125194741 gene encoding B3 domain-containing protein REM20-like: MGDIGALAYLRLPSFMKRFSEDHSMDELRVPPEFVATHGDELPFDCRLVMSRGGRGWPVRLLKIASGCHFRVGWPEFRIINRIVQDDVFVFTMVQPGIFHVKRFKTRTGCPPVSDLTSVMDEDSDHSYAPDVDTSDDYHPSETENESSEEDDEEYAPEQGVVDVDGCPTFVYRLTSPTSIVVWRFRLLFGAATFV, from the exons ATGGGTGACATTGGTGCTTTGGCGTATCTCAGGCTCCCTTCCTTCATGAAGAGGTTCTCGGAGGACCATAGCATGGATGAGTTG cGGGTGCCACCTGAATTTGTGGCAACACATGGTGATGAACTCCCTTTCGACTGCCGGCTTGTTATGTCGAGGGGGGGAAGGGGTTGGCCAGTTCGTCTCCTTAAGATCGCAAGCGGGTGCCACTTCCGCGTTGGTTGGCCCGAGTTTCGTATAATCAACCGCATCGTCCAAGACGACGTTTTTGTATTCACAATGGTGCAACCGGGGATCTTCCATGTGAAAAGGTTCAAGACGAGAACTGGATGCCCCCCTGTGAGTGATCTAACAT CGGTGATGGATGAGGACTCAGACCACAGTTATGCTCCGGATGTCGATACCAGTGATGATTACCACCCTTCTGAAACGGAGAATGAGTCTTCAGAGGAGGATGACGAGGAGTATGCTCCGGAGCAGGGTGTTGTAGACGTTGATGGGTGCCCGACCTTCGTCTACCGCTTGACCAGTCCAACATCAATCGTAGTTTGGAGATTCCGTTTGCTTTTTGGCGCCGCCACATTCGTATGA
- the LOC125218265 gene encoding uncharacterized protein LOC125218265 isoform X2: MAGEEAARKGERRGNEMTSLLLLLEEIIRNHQINMLLISLMITLIGPQSRKRKRLDRINQSFMVNSFPTHVRHLDRLVRLTDKSCVDNLRMDRNTFGRLCRILRDSVGLIDQKFVTVEEQVAMFLCVLSHHKKSRIVGYNFIRSSQTVSKYIHIVLRGILSLHSLFLVKPTPIDDACTDRRWKWFKGCIGALHGTYINVRVPIADAPRYRNRKGHITTNTLAACDPELRFTYLLPRWEGSAGDSRILQDAVSRPLGLKVPKGCYYLCDNAYANAEGFVTQYKGVRYHLKEWGPGRQAPQTPEELFNLRHTKARNVIERSFAVLKMRWGVKWRLIRLRRWKMRPTMTMKVLQSRIELSISVVLNHRPLGPRREMI; the protein is encoded by the exons ATGGCTGGTGAAGAAGCTGCTCGTAAG GGAGAACGTCGGGGTAATGAAATGACATCCTTGTTGCTTTTGTTGGAGGAGATAATAAGGAATCATCAAATTAACATGCTCCTCATATCTTTAATGATCACGCTTATTGGCCCGCAATCACGCAAGCGCAAGCGCCTAGATAGAATTAATCAATCATTCATGGTGAATTCATTCCCTACGCATGTAAGGCATTTAGATAGGCTTGTGCGTTTGACAGACAAGTCATGCGTGGATAATTTGAGGATGGATAGAAACACATTCGGTCGCCTATGTCGTATTCTCCGTGATAGTGTAGGATTAATTGATCAGAAATTCGTGACTGTTGAAGAGCAAGTTGCGATGTTCTTATGTGTTCTATCACACCACAAGAAATCTCGCATTGTTGGTTACAACTTTATACGTTCCTCTCAGACTGTTTCGAAATATATACACATTGTGCTCCGTGGTATTCTCAGCCTACATAGTTTGTTTTTGGTGAAGCCTACTCCAATAGACGATGCTTGCACTGACCGGCGCTGGAAGTGGTTTAAG GGGTGTATTGGAGCTTTACATGGTACGTATATCAACGTACGAGTGCCTATTGCTGACGCCCCCCGATATAGGAACAGGAAAGGCCACATCACAACCAACACTCTAGCCGCGTGTGATCCTGAACTTCGGTTCACTTACCTGCTGCCTAGATGGGAAGGCTCTGCAGGTGATTCCAGGATTTTGCAAGATGCAGTCAGTAGACCATTAGGATTGAAAGTACCTAAAg GTTGCTACTACCTATGTGACAATGCCTACGCGAATGCTGAAGGGTTTGTGACGCAATACAAAGGTGTCCGATATCATTTGAAGGAATGGGGACCCGGAAGGCAAGCTCCTCAAACACCGGAAGAGTTGTTTAATTTGAGACACACTAAGGCTAGGAATGTGATCGAACGATCATTTGCCGTTTTGAAAATGCGATGGG gagtCAAATGGCGGTTGATCCGGTTGAGGAGGTGGAAAATGAGGCCGACAATGACGATGAAAGTGCTACAGAGTCGGATAGAGCTGAGCATATCAGTAGTGTTGAACCATCGGCCTCTTGGACCAAGAAGAGAGATGATCTAG
- the LOC125218265 gene encoding uncharacterized protein LOC125218265 isoform X1, with amino-acid sequence MAGEEAARKGERRGNEMTSLLLLLEEIIRNHQINMLLISLMITLIGPQSRKRKRLDRINQSFMVNSFPTHVRHLDRLVRLTDKSCVDNLRMDRNTFGRLCRILRDSVGLIDQKFVTVEEQVAMFLCVLSHHKKSRIVGYNFIRSSQTVSKYIHIVLRGILSLHSLFLVKPTPIDDACTDRRWKWFKGCIGALHGTYINVRVPIADAPRYRNRKGHITTNTLAACDPELRFTYLLPRWEGSAGDSRILQDAVSRPLGLKVPKGCYYLCDNAYANAEGFVTQYKGVRYHLKEWGPGRQAPQTPEELFNLRHTKARNVIERSFAVLKMRWGILRSASFYPIDIQTGLIIACFLLHNFIRSQMAVDPVEEVENEADNDDESATESDRAEHISSVEPSASWTKKRDDLAREMWSQRNNV; translated from the exons ATGGCTGGTGAAGAAGCTGCTCGTAAG GGAGAACGTCGGGGTAATGAAATGACATCCTTGTTGCTTTTGTTGGAGGAGATAATAAGGAATCATCAAATTAACATGCTCCTCATATCTTTAATGATCACGCTTATTGGCCCGCAATCACGCAAGCGCAAGCGCCTAGATAGAATTAATCAATCATTCATGGTGAATTCATTCCCTACGCATGTAAGGCATTTAGATAGGCTTGTGCGTTTGACAGACAAGTCATGCGTGGATAATTTGAGGATGGATAGAAACACATTCGGTCGCCTATGTCGTATTCTCCGTGATAGTGTAGGATTAATTGATCAGAAATTCGTGACTGTTGAAGAGCAAGTTGCGATGTTCTTATGTGTTCTATCACACCACAAGAAATCTCGCATTGTTGGTTACAACTTTATACGTTCCTCTCAGACTGTTTCGAAATATATACACATTGTGCTCCGTGGTATTCTCAGCCTACATAGTTTGTTTTTGGTGAAGCCTACTCCAATAGACGATGCTTGCACTGACCGGCGCTGGAAGTGGTTTAAG GGGTGTATTGGAGCTTTACATGGTACGTATATCAACGTACGAGTGCCTATTGCTGACGCCCCCCGATATAGGAACAGGAAAGGCCACATCACAACCAACACTCTAGCCGCGTGTGATCCTGAACTTCGGTTCACTTACCTGCTGCCTAGATGGGAAGGCTCTGCAGGTGATTCCAGGATTTTGCAAGATGCAGTCAGTAGACCATTAGGATTGAAAGTACCTAAAg GTTGCTACTACCTATGTGACAATGCCTACGCGAATGCTGAAGGGTTTGTGACGCAATACAAAGGTGTCCGATATCATTTGAAGGAATGGGGACCCGGAAGGCAAGCTCCTCAAACACCGGAAGAGTTGTTTAATTTGAGACACACTAAGGCTAGGAATGTGATCGAACGATCATTTGCCGTTTTGAAAATGCGATGGGGTATACTCCGATCTGCGAGCTTCTACCCGATAGATATTCAGACTGGCCTGATAATCGCATGTTTCCttcttcataatttcataaggagtCAAATGGCGGTTGATCCGGTTGAGGAGGTGGAAAATGAGGCCGACAATGACGATGAAAGTGCTACAGAGTCGGATAGAGCTGAGCATATCAGTAGTGTTGAACCATCGGCCTCTTGGACCAAGAAGAGAGATGATCTAGCTAGAGAAATGTGGTCCCAGAGAAACAATGTTTAA